The following is a genomic window from Spirosoma foliorum.
CGGTTGGCTGTCATCTGATCGAAAGAAACAGGCGTGACCTCGACGTGTAAATCAATCCGGTCGAGGAGCGGGCCGCTGATTTTAGCCAGGTATTTCTGAACAATGCCCGGCCCACAAACGCACTCTTTTTCGGGATGGTTGTAGTACCCACAGGGGCAGGGGTTCATGCTGGCAATAAGCATAAAACTGGCGGGAAATTCCACCGCCCACTTCGCTCGTGAAATGCTCACTTTTCGGTCTTCGAGCGGCTGACGCATCACTTCCAGCGCCGAGCGTTTAAACTCAGGTAATTCATCTAAAAATAAAACACCGTTGTGTGCCAATGAAATCTCGCCCGGTTGAGGAAAGCTGCCGCCACCCACCAGCGCTGCGTCGGAAATCGTGTGGTGAGGTGAACGATAAGGGCGAGTTGCAATCAGGTTGGCACGAGAACCAAGCTTACCCGCAACGGAGTGTATCTTGGTTGTTTCCAGAGCTTCCTGTAGCGTTAAGGGGGGTAAGATGCTGGGTAAGCGTTTGGCCAGCATGGTTTTCCCGGCACCCGGAGGTTCAATCATAATGACGTTGTGCCCGCCTGCTGCCGCAATTTCCATCGCCCGTTTGATGTTCTCCTGCCCCTGTACATGCGAGAAATCGACTTCGTATGCATTAATCTGGCTCATGAACAGGTCCCGAGTATCGCTGACCAGAGGTTCAATGTCTTTTTTGCCTTCGAAAAATTCGATGGCCTCCTGTATGGTTTTTACGCCAATGACATCCAGATTATTGACAATGGCCGCTTCCTGCGCATTCTCAATGGGAAGTACGAAACCTTTGTAGCCTTGCTTGCGGGCCTCGATGGCAATCGGTAGTACGCCTTTAATAGGCCTTAACGTCCCATCAAGGGCCAGTTCGCCCATAATGACGTAATCTTCCAGGCTACGACTAGTTGTAATTTGCTCCGACGCCTGCAAAACGCACAAGGCAATTGGCAGATCATAGGCTGAGCCTTCTTTTCGAATGTCGGCGGGAGCGAGGTTAACGACCACTTTCTGGCGAGGCATCCGGTACCCGAAGAATTTCAGAGAGGCTTCAACGCGCTGTTCGCTTTCCTTAACGGCACTATCCGGTAGTCCAACCAAATGAAAATGCAAGCCTTGGGCAACAACAACCTCAATGGTAATTAAACTGGCATTGACACCGTATACGGCTGCACCAAACGTTTTGGCTAACATAGTAGTAAGCAAGTAAACAAATCAGGAGAATGGGTTTCAAAACTACTGAGTCGATAGCCAATAAAAAAATCCTTATCTAAATCTTCTCAGCTATTCGGAGCTTGGCACTCCGGGCACGAGGATTACGGGCAATTTCCTCGGGCGTGGCTTCAACAGGTTTGCGGGTTATGGATTGCAACGGCTTGATGTCGTTGCCAAACAAATCCTTCTCGACTTCGCCCTGAAATTTACCCTTGTTGATGAAATTTTTCACCAATCGATCTTCGAGTGAGTGATACGACATAACCACCAATCGTCCACCTGGTTTTAGAATGTCGGGTACCTGCTCTAAAAATTCCTCCAGCGCCTGTAATTCTTCATTTACCTCAATGCGTAATGCCTGAAATACCTGCGCAAAAAACTTGTTCTCTTTGCCCCGTGGCGCATAGCGTTGCAGGGCTGCTTTCAAATCATTAACGGTCTTGAGCGGTCGATTCGAGCGGGCTGATATAAGGGCCGCTGCGGCCGTTCGGGCGTTGATGATCTCGCCGTACATACCCAGAATGCGGTGCAACTCTGGCTCCGAATACTCATTGACAACCTGCCGGGCAGTTCGGTCAGCATTCTGGTTCATGCGCATGTCGAGATCTGCGTCGAAACGGGTCGAGAAACCGCGTTCGGGCGTGTCGATCTGGTGCGACGAAATCCCCAGATCGGCCAGAATACCATCGACCTGTTCGGCTTTGTAGAGTCGGAGGTAGCGTTTGATGTTGCGGAAGTTCGAGGCCACAAACGTCAGTCGGGAATCGCCAATAGCCTGGGCATTAGCGCGGGCGTCGGCATCCTGATCGAAACCGAACAAACGACCGCCCTCCAGTTGATTCAGAATTTCACGGCTATGCCCACCGCCACCGAACGTAATATCGACGTAAGTGCCGCCGGGTTGCAAATTCAGCCCGTCGATACAGGCCTGTAATAAAACGGGTTCGTGGTAATTGCTCATTCAGAAACTAACCTTCTTTTGTGGTCGTTGTTGGTTTTGTCAGTCCGCTTTTGCGTCTTGATCAACCTGCTAAAAACATGAAAAAACTCCTTCCTATCGCTGCCATTGCCTTATTGTTGTTACCAACAATAGGTTTTGGTCAATCAACAACTGTCAAACCTGGTACGTATCGGGCTGTTCTGAAAACCCGTGGGGGTGATTTACCATTTGGGCTGGATATTAAGCCTGCCGCGAACGATCCTAAAACCTACACCGTGTTTGCCCTGAATGGCAACGAACGCCTTCCGATGGACCCAGCCACCATTGAAGGCGACTCCCTGCGGATACCGATGGCCCTGTTTGACTCAGAATTGGTTGCAAAGATAGAAGGTAATATGCTAAGGGGGGTATTTCGGAGACGGCGAGTTGCGTTGCCTTCTCAAACGTTACCGTTTGAAGCCCAGCATGGCGTAACGTATCGCTTTACACCAGCCGAAGAATCTACACGCGCCGTAACCACCAACCTAACGGGGAAATGGGCTACGGATTTTGGTAGCAAAACCGGGAAAGTGGATACGGTCAATGCAGTAGGCGTATTTGATCAGAAAGGTAGCCGACTGAGCGGTACGTTTCTGACACCTACCGGTGATTATCGCTATCTGTCGGGCGCTGTTGTGGGCGATAGTCTGTTTTTGTCTTGTTTCGATGGTTCACATGTATACCTGTTTAAAGCGAAGCACGATCCGGCGACGAAAACACTCAAAGGAGGTTTATGGGCGGGCATTGCGGGCTACGAAGCCTGGGCCGCTCGATTCGATCCGAAAGCTGATCTTCCCGATCCAGCCAAACTCACGTATCTAAAACCCGGTTCAAAAACGCTCAACGCTTCATTTCCTGAACCGAACGGCAACATCGTTTCGTTATCCGATGCTCGGTTCAAAAACAAAGTAACCATTGTGCAAATCATGGGATCGTGGTGTCCGAACTGTATGGACGAGACTAATTTCATGAGTCCGTGGTACAAAAAGAACAAAAGTCGAGGTATTGAACTCGTTGGCTTGTCGTTCGAGCGGTCACCAGAAATGGCTGTATCGGGTCCTAAAATCGAGCGGATGAAGCAGCGGTTCAAGATTGATTATCCCGTCGTGTTGGCTGGTACAAACGACAAAGCACAAGCCTCTAAAGCCTTGCCCGACCTGAACGCAGTAGTGGCTTTCCCAACCACGATTTTTATCGACAAAAAAGGCCAGGTGCGTCATATTCACACGGGTTTCTCCGGCCCCGGCACGGGTAAATACTACGAACAATACATTGAAGAGTTTAACCGACTGGTAGATAAGCTAGTGGCGGAGTAAGTCAGAACCGGGATTTTTATGATTTAACTGACCGATCTTGATTTTAGCCTTCGGCTTTCTTTGAAAGCTAAATCATAAAAAATCAAAGTCGGTCAGTATAATCACATAAATCCTGGTTTAGATTGTTATGCACGCATACTATTTTTCTGGAAAAAGTGGTAGATTTACGTCCAGCTAAGATCAGGACGACACCTATCATGAAAAAGGAGAAAACGGTTGATTTTCATATAAAATGGGGTTGGCATGCCATTTCGCGCATGTACAATGCCTATGCAGCCCGCTTCGACATTACGATGGCGATTGGCTATGTGCTGCTTAATATCGATCTGGAAGAAGGTACCCCAGCCACCAAAATTGGCCCTCTGCTGGGTATGGAGCCGCGTTCGTTAGTCAGAATGCTCAAAAATCTGGAAGAACGTGGACTGATTCGCCGGGAAGTAGATGGCAACGACAAACGATTCGTTCGCATTTACCTAACTGAAGAAGGAAAAGCCAAGCGCGAAATGGCTCGCGATGGCGTTATTCAATTCAATAACATGATTCGGGAGCGAATTCCGCTCGATAAACTCGTTGTCTTTCTGGATGTGATGAAAGAAATTAACCGCATGGTTGAAGAAGAAAACACGCGTATAAAAGCCAGCGAAGCGGAAGAACTACCATTAGATTAATTCAAATATATCGGAACACAACTATTGCGAATTATACACGTATAAATCGCAATAGTTGTGTCATTCGTGTTCTAATTACCGAGTAAAACTAAACCATGGAAGCTACCTTAGAAAAACCAAAATCGGAGGGGCGCTCCCCTCAAACGAAAAATCGGACAATCCGGCGCGTTGCTGTGCTGGGTTCAGGTATTATGGGTTCGCGGATTGCGGCTCACTTCGCGAACATCGGTGTCGATGTATTATTGTTAGATATTGTTCCCAAAGAACCCAATGAAGCAGAACAGGCCAAAGGATTAACAACAGCTAGTCCACTGGTTCGGAATCGAATTGTGAACGATGCTTTCCAGACGATGCTGAAAGCTAGTCCGGCCGCTTTATATAGCCCGAAATTTGCCGACCGGATTAAGCTGGGTAATTTCGATGATAACCTGAAAGATATTGCCAGCTTCGACTGGATAATCGAGGTAGTTGTTGAACGACTGGATATAAAACGCTCTGTTTATGAGCGCGTTGAGCAATTCCGGAAACCCGGCACGCTCATCACCTCGAATACATCGGGCATTCCGATGCATCTGCTGACCGAAGGGCGTAGTGAGGATTTTCGTCGGAATTTCTGTGGTACGCACTTCTTCAATCCTCCGCGTTATCTGCGTTTGCTCGAAATTATTCCCGGTCCTGATACCGACCCTGCCGTTGTTGATTTCCTGATGAACTACGGCGATTTATACCTGGGCAAAACGACCGTTTTGTGCAAAGACACGCCCGGTTTTATTGCCAACCGACTCGGTATTCAGTCGCTGATCCAAACCATTCGTGTAGCTGAAGAATTGGGGTTATCGGTTGAGGAAGTGGACAAACTTACGGGTCCCGTAGTGGGTCGCCCGAAGTCGGGAACCTTCCGGCTGTCGGACGTAGTGGGTCTGGATACGACGGTCAACGTGGCGAGTAATCTTGTGAAGATGGAGCACGACGAGTCGCGCTCATCGTTTGAGTTACCTGCTTCGGTGCAGAAACTGATGGAGAACAAATGGCTTGGTGATAAAACCGGCCAGGGTTATTATAAAAAGACAAAAGACGAGAAAGGCCAAACCCAGATTTTGGCACTCGACTTGAAAACCTACAAATACAAGCCTTCTGAGAAGGTCAAATTTGCGACGCTCGAAAGTACAAAGGCCATTGACAACCTCAAAAAGCGCTTCCCGGTACTAATCGCAGGTAAAGATAAAGCGGGTGAGTTTTACCGAAAAACATTTGCCGATGGTTTCCGCTACGCTACTTACCGCATTCCCGAAATTTCGGACGAACTCTACCGGATCGATGCGGCTATTACGGCTGGTTTTGGTTGGCAGTTAGGCTTGTTCGAAACTTGGGATGCTATTGGCGTTAAGAAAGGCGTCGAACTGATCGAATTCTTTGGTCAGAAACCTGCGCAATGGGTGTACGACATGCTGGATGCAGGCTTCGATCAATTCTATAAAGTCGAAAA
Proteins encoded in this region:
- a CDS encoding 3-hydroxyacyl-CoA dehydrogenase/enoyl-CoA hydratase family protein, yielding MEATLEKPKSEGRSPQTKNRTIRRVAVLGSGIMGSRIAAHFANIGVDVLLLDIVPKEPNEAEQAKGLTTASPLVRNRIVNDAFQTMLKASPAALYSPKFADRIKLGNFDDNLKDIASFDWIIEVVVERLDIKRSVYERVEQFRKPGTLITSNTSGIPMHLLTEGRSEDFRRNFCGTHFFNPPRYLRLLEIIPGPDTDPAVVDFLMNYGDLYLGKTTVLCKDTPGFIANRLGIQSLIQTIRVAEELGLSVEEVDKLTGPVVGRPKSGTFRLSDVVGLDTTVNVASNLVKMEHDESRSSFELPASVQKLMENKWLGDKTGQGYYKKTKDEKGQTQILALDLKTYKYKPSEKVKFATLESTKAIDNLKKRFPVLIAGKDKAGEFYRKTFADGFRYATYRIPEISDELYRIDAAITAGFGWQLGLFETWDAIGVKKGVELIEFFGQKPAQWVYDMLDAGFDQFYKVENGKRKYYDIPTKSYKAIPGTEAFTILENLSNNIIWKNAGANIVDLGDGILNVEFRSKMNTFGQEVSEALNKGIALAEKDFRGLVVGNDSTEAFSAGANLAMLFMFAVEQEFDEVNLMIAQFQKLISRLRYSSVPVIVAPHTLTLGGGCEAVLHADRVVAHAESYIGLVEVGVGLIPAGGGTKEMAARASDLYQTGDPELNILQNVFMNIATAKVSTSAQEAREMNYLRSTDQIVLNRSRLLAEAKQAAIELADNGYTQPKPRTDIKVQGKTGIALFKAGITAMHMGRYISDHDRKIADKLAYVICGGDLSSPQNVSEQYLLDLEREAFLSLTGEKKTLERIQSLLTGGKALRN
- a CDS encoding YifB family Mg chelatase-like AAA ATPase yields the protein MLAKTFGAAVYGVNASLITIEVVVAQGLHFHLVGLPDSAVKESEQRVEASLKFFGYRMPRQKVVVNLAPADIRKEGSAYDLPIALCVLQASEQITTSRSLEDYVIMGELALDGTLRPIKGVLPIAIEARKQGYKGFVLPIENAQEAAIVNNLDVIGVKTIQEAIEFFEGKKDIEPLVSDTRDLFMSQINAYEVDFSHVQGQENIKRAMEIAAAGGHNVIMIEPPGAGKTMLAKRLPSILPPLTLQEALETTKIHSVAGKLGSRANLIATRPYRSPHHTISDAALVGGGSFPQPGEISLAHNGVLFLDELPEFKRSALEVMRQPLEDRKVSISRAKWAVEFPASFMLIASMNPCPCGYYNHPEKECVCGPGIVQKYLAKISGPLLDRIDLHVEVTPVSFDQMTANRPAEPSEVIRERVIKARERQTTRFADQPGIYSNAMMPSQMVKEVCIINDAGRALLRTAMERLGLSARAYDRILKVSRTIADLAGSDEIKIEHLAEAIQYRSLDRESWAG
- a CDS encoding peroxiredoxin family protein, with protein sequence MKKLLPIAAIALLLLPTIGFGQSTTVKPGTYRAVLKTRGGDLPFGLDIKPAANDPKTYTVFALNGNERLPMDPATIEGDSLRIPMALFDSELVAKIEGNMLRGVFRRRRVALPSQTLPFEAQHGVTYRFTPAEESTRAVTTNLTGKWATDFGSKTGKVDTVNAVGVFDQKGSRLSGTFLTPTGDYRYLSGAVVGDSLFLSCFDGSHVYLFKAKHDPATKTLKGGLWAGIAGYEAWAARFDPKADLPDPAKLTYLKPGSKTLNASFPEPNGNIVSLSDARFKNKVTIVQIMGSWCPNCMDETNFMSPWYKKNKSRGIELVGLSFERSPEMAVSGPKIERMKQRFKIDYPVVLAGTNDKAQASKALPDLNAVVAFPTTIFIDKKGQVRHIHTGFSGPGTGKYYEQYIEEFNRLVDKLVAE
- the rsmH gene encoding 16S rRNA (cytosine(1402)-N(4))-methyltransferase RsmH, encoding MSNYHEPVLLQACIDGLNLQPGGTYVDITFGGGGHSREILNQLEGGRLFGFDQDADARANAQAIGDSRLTFVASNFRNIKRYLRLYKAEQVDGILADLGISSHQIDTPERGFSTRFDADLDMRMNQNADRTARQVVNEYSEPELHRILGMYGEIINARTAAAALISARSNRPLKTVNDLKAALQRYAPRGKENKFFAQVFQALRIEVNEELQALEEFLEQVPDILKPGGRLVVMSYHSLEDRLVKNFINKGKFQGEVEKDLFGNDIKPLQSITRKPVEATPEEIARNPRARSAKLRIAEKI
- a CDS encoding MarR family winged helix-turn-helix transcriptional regulator, whose amino-acid sequence is MKKEKTVDFHIKWGWHAISRMYNAYAARFDITMAIGYVLLNIDLEEGTPATKIGPLLGMEPRSLVRMLKNLEERGLIRREVDGNDKRFVRIYLTEEGKAKREMARDGVIQFNNMIRERIPLDKLVVFLDVMKEINRMVEEENTRIKASEAEELPLD